ATTTTTCGGAAAGGCCCCCAAGGGGCTCTGGTTGCCGGAATGTGGTTACCGGCCGGGCTATCCCTGGACTCCGCCGATCGGGCCGGAGCACGGTAAATATCATGCGAACCGCCCGGGCCTGGAAGTGTTGGCAGGGGAGCAGGGTTTTGAATATTTTGTTTTGGACTCTCACAGCCTTCGGGCAGGGCGTTCGCCTCAAACCTATGAGCAGATTTTTCCGGCCCTGCAGAATCTGCGCACCAAGGACAGGGATGCGGAGATGCTGCCGAGTGCGGTGCGCACTCCGTACCAAAGCTACCGGATCGAGGGTGTTCCCTCCACAGAGCGCGGGATGAGCATCCTGGTCCGCGACCCGATTTGCAGCGGTCAAGTGTGGGGCACGACCGATGCCTATCCAGGGGATGCCTATTACTGTGACTTTCACAAGCGCCATCATCCGGGCGGGATGCGCTATTGGCGCGTCACAGATATCCGTTCCGATATGGTGGAGAAGAGTGTGTACGAACCCCACAGGGCTCAAGAGTGTGTGCAGAAGCATGCCCGGGATTTTGCGAACCGCGTGTGCAGTGTGCTCAAAATCTCGGAACTTGGAGAGCGAGCGGTGGTCGTGGCTCCTTTTGACACGGAGCTTTTCGGCCATTGGTGGTATGAGGGCCCGGATTGGTTGGGGGCGGCTTTGCGTGAATTGCAGAAGAGCGGGGTGAGCCTCAAGACTTGCGGTGACTATTTGAAGAGCTATCCGCCGGACACAGCCGTTGTGCCTGCAGAGGGTTCTTGGGGAGCTTGGGGAGACCACCGTGTTTGGCTTAACCGGCATACGGCCTGGACCTGGGAGCGGTTATATGACGCGGAGGTTCAGATGGAACGGATTATGGCTTGCGTGCCGGAGGAGAACAGCCCTGAACTCAACCGGCTTCTGACCCAGGCCATGCGTGAATTGCTGCTGCTGCAGTCTTCGGATTGGCAGTTTCTAATTACGACCGAATCGGCCCGGGATTATTCGGACCGCCGTTTTGCCGAGCACTATGCGGATTACAAGAGATTGATGG
The sequence above is a segment of the Candidatus Omnitrophota bacterium genome. Coding sequences within it:
- a CDS encoding DUF1957 domain-containing protein, with the translated sequence FFGKAPKGLWLPECGYRPGYPWTPPIGPEHGKYHANRPGLEVLAGEQGFEYFVLDSHSLRAGRSPQTYEQIFPALQNLRTKDRDAEMLPSAVRTPYQSYRIEGVPSTERGMSILVRDPICSGQVWGTTDAYPGDAYYCDFHKRHHPGGMRYWRVTDIRSDMVEKSVYEPHRAQECVQKHARDFANRVCSVLKISELGERAVVVAPFDTELFGHWWYEGPDWLGAALRELQKSGVSLKTCGDYLKSYPPDTAVVPAEGSWGAWGDHRVWLNRHTAWTWERLYDAEVQMERIMACVPEENSPELNRLLTQAMRELLLLQSSDWQFLITTESARDYSDRRFAEHYADYKRLMELSIKVMEGYATNEADREFLSYTEKVDCVFPDLDLSWYGDRSGEINAKPVGAGDDHGRRKGRAALPADS